CCAGAAGTTCCTGTTTTTTCGCAGTAAATATTTCCCGGGCGGTGCAGCAATGCTGCAACAGTTTTTTAGCGAGTATATCCCCGACTCCTTCAACTTTTAAAAGCGCTAATGTGTAAAATAAATCCGATTCGTTCATGGCGTATAGTTTAAATAATAGCTAAAAGATACAGGATTACCTGCTAATTATCAACTTATTCGCTACTAAAAAGCATCCTCCTTTCTCCGGTTACGGAAACAAGGTTCCTGCAAAACTTTAAAAGAGGTTCAAACCCTTAAAAAAAGTAACAGATTCAATTTCAGATGTTTACAACTATAACCGGAATTGTTAATAACATTTGTTGATAAAATTTGGGATTCGGTCTTGAATAATTAAATTTGTAGATATGAAGATAGAAAACTACATCTCGGCTTTGTTATATCGTTATCAATGCGTTACCGTTCCTGGGTTCGGTGCATTTTTAACCGCAATTCAATCGGCACAACTGAATGGAAGTACAAATACGTTCTATCCTCCTAAAAAGTTGGTGTCTTTTAATCCGCATTTAAAGAATAATGATGGACTGCTTGCTAATCATATCGCTTTGCAGGAAAAAATTTCCTATGATGATGCCGTAATCGCGGTTCAGCATGAGGTAAACCTGTGGATTGAAAAATTACAGCGAAAAGAGTCTTTACAATTGCTGAATATTGGTGAAATTTCTGTGAATTCCGAATGGAACTGGGTTTTTGAACCGATTACTTCGGTGAACTATCTTGCCGATTCTTTCGGTTTGAGTTCAATAGTTTCTCCGGCAGTAAAAAGAGAAGTTTTAAAAGCACAGGTTGAAGCACTGGAAGAAAAAGCTCCGATTGTTTTCACACCGGAAAGAAAAAGAGATTATTCCTTCCTTAAATATGCCGCTATTTTTGTGGTATCACTGGGTGTTGGCGGAGCGGCTTACAAATCTTATTATGACCAGCAGATCACCAGCAAGAATGTTTTAGTGGCAAAAGCGGTTCAGGAAAAAGTACAGGATAAAATCCAACAGGCTACTTTTTTTATTGAAAGCCCTTT
This region of Flavobacterium inviolabile genomic DNA includes:
- a CDS encoding HU domain-containing protein; this translates as MKIENYISALLYRYQCVTVPGFGAFLTAIQSAQLNGSTNTFYPPKKLVSFNPHLKNNDGLLANHIALQEKISYDDAVIAVQHEVNLWIEKLQRKESLQLLNIGEISVNSEWNWVFEPITSVNYLADSFGLSSIVSPAVKREVLKAQVEALEEKAPIVFTPERKRDYSFLKYAAIFVVSLGVGGAAYKSYYDQQITSKNVLVAKAVQEKVQDKIQQATFFIESPLPPVTLNIKETKTKVVKPYHIMAGAFRSEANAERIFKELQSLGFEPVRLERNTFGLYPVLYGSFTSYAEAQTKLKEIHKNHNKEAWVLIKEL